Sequence from the Hamadaea flava genome:
GCCTGGCCGCGGAGCAGCAGCACTTCCGGCGGTGGACCGGCGGTGTCGATGGTCAGCGCGACTGCGGGCCGGGTGCGCAGCGCGGCGATCTTGGCGCTGCCGGCGAAAGTGCCGAACACCAGCTCGTCGCCGGTCCAGTGGAACATCACTGGGAACACCCGGGGCGTGCCGTCCTTCGCCACGTACGCCACCCGTGCCAGCTCGGTCGAGCCGAGCAGCCGCCGGGCGAGGTCGGTCTCCAGCAGCCTGAGGTCTCCTTGCTTCAACTCCATACTCCTAAATTAGGAGTGACTGCTACCAGAATGCAAGAGGAAGACCTATGATTTCTCGGTGGCCGGCAAGCGAAGGTTCGACGATCCGTGCGGCGTGGCGCGCGCGCTCGAGGTCGTCGGTGAGAGGTGGGCACTGCTCGTCGTGCGCGAGCTGCTGCTGGGACCGAAGCGGTTCACCGAGCTGAGCCGGGGCCTGCCCGGCATGAGCCAGAACGTGCTCTCCCAGCGGTTACGCGAGCTGGAGGAGTCCGGCGTCGTACGCAAACGGCGGCTCGGCCCGCCGGTGAGCGCGACGGCGTACGAGCTGTCGGAGGTGGGCCGCCTGCTCGATCCGGTGCTGATCGCGCTGGCGACGTTCGGCAGCCGGTTGCCGTTGCCGCCCACGGATACGCCGATGAGCGCCGACGCGTTCGCCCTCGCACTCCGCACGACCTTCGATTCCCAGACCTCGACGGACGGATCCGTCGAACTGCGGATCGACGACGACGTCTTCCACGCCTCTGTCCACGACGGCCGGTTCGAGATCGCACGCGGATCGGCTACGCAGCCGGATGCCACCCTCACGGGCAGCGTCTCGGCGTTGCGTTCGGCCGTCTTCGGCGGCCGACCCCTCACCGAGGACATCCGGGTTGACGGCGACCGGCGGGCCGCCGAGCGGTTCGTCCGCCTCTTCCCCCGGCCTCAGCCGATGCCCGGCCCGTAACCGGTGGTCGGCCCGCAATCCTCTTGACGTTGGATCAGGGTTCCGGGTCGAATCATCCTTCAAGATTCGACCCGGAACCCTGATCCAACGCGGTAACGCAGCGCATGAAGGCGGGAGCAGGGAGCGGCGAAAGGGGTCCACTGTGGGGCGGCGACAACGCGGGCAGCGGCCCACCCCGGCGGCTCGTACGCCGTACCGCGGTCCGGGCTGGAAGCAGCATCCGACGCTCGGCGTCGACGTCGGCGGCGTGATCGTGGCGCTGGCCGGGCGCGAGGAGGACACCTCGTTCTTCGGCACCCGTCCACTGGAGACGCCCGCGACCGTCGGGGTGTTCGACGCGCTGGCGAAGTTGACCGAGTCACCGTTCGGTGGTCGGGTGCATGTGGTGTCCAAGGCCGGCCCGAAGGTCGAGGCGAACACCCGGGCGTGGCTGGCTCACCAGGACTTCTTCGGGCGTACCGGGGTCGATCCGGGCAACGTGCACTTCGTCCGGGAACGCCGGGACAAGGCCCCGGTGTGCGAGCGCCTGGGCATCACCCACTTCGTGGACGACCGGCTGGACGTGCTGGCGTACCTGGCGACCGTCGACCATCGCTACCTGTTCACCGCCGGGACAGCAGAGGGGGCCGACGGGGAGCTGCCGGACTGGGTCACTGCCGTGGACTCGTGGCCTGCACTCACCGCCCTGCTCGGCGGCGATGCCGGGTCACGATAGCTTCGAGCAGAGCCAGCGCAACTGGCGCCGCACGTGTACGGCCTCGCCGCCCTCATGATGGTTGAACGGGTACACCTGGACCTCGTGCTCGGCGGCGTACTGGTTGGCGGCGGCGAACACCGTGCTCGGCGGGCAGACCGTGTCGCGCAGCCCGACGCCGAACTGCGCTGGGGCGGTCGCGCGCCGGGCGAAGGCCACGCCGTCCATGTAGGACAACGTGCGCCGGACATCGTCCTCGGCCTCCCGGTGGATGGCGAGGAACCGGACGATCTCGGCGTACGGCTCGGCGTCGGTGATGTCGATCGCCCGCTGGACGTGGCACAGGAACGGCGCGGTCGACAGCACCGCTGAGAGGTCGGCGACCAGACCGGCGACGGCGAGGGCCAGCCCGCCGCCTTGGCTGTTCCCGGCGACCGCCACCCGGCTCGGGTCGACGCCTGGCAGCGCGCGTACCGCTTCGACGGCGCGGACGGCGTCGGTGATCAGCCGGCGGTAGTAGTACTCGGCGGGGTCGAGCAGGCCCCGGGTCACCGGCCCGGGTCCCCCGTACGCCGAGCCGCCCGGATCGGGGGTGTCACCGCCGGTGCCGTACTGGCCGCCTTGGCCGCGACTGTCCATCAGCAGGTGGGCGTAGCCGGCGGCGGCGTAGGTCGGGCGCTCGTGGGGCAGCCCGCGTCCTCGGCCGTAGCCCAGGAACTCGACCACGGCCGGAAGCGCCTCGGATCGCCCGGCGGGGCGCGAGTACCAGGCCCGGATCGGGTCGCCGCCGAAGCCGGCGAAGGTGACGTCCCAGCAGTCGATCAGGGCGAGGTCCGACGGCTCCGGCCGGACGTCGATCAGCACGGGCTTGGCTGCGGCCGAGCCGAGCGTCGTCGCCCAGAACTCCGCGAAGTCGGCTGGTTCGGGCACTTCGGGCGCATACCGGCGAAGCTGGTCGAGCGGAAGGTCGAACAAGGCCATGAAACTTTCCCCACGCCGTTCGGAAGTTTCGGGGAACTGTAGCACCCTTGGCAGCATCCTATGTGGTGTCCACATCCTTGGACGGAGTACAGAAGTCCTTGACACTGCAGACTCGGGACGCCTACTGTGCCGCCAAATGTAACGGGCAATTTTCGGAAAATTTTCGAGGATGCGATGGCTGCGCGGACCTGGCGCCAGGCGATACGCCGCGACTGGCAGCTCTACTCACTGGCGATCCTGCCCCTGCTCTTCTTCGTGATCTTCCGCTACCTGCCGATGGTCGGCAACGTGATCGCCTTCCGGCGCTACCAGCCGGGCGGCGACATCTTCGGCGAGCGGTGGGTCGGGCTGCACTACTTCCAGATGTTCTGGGACGACCCGACGTTCTGGCAGGTCTTCACCAACACCCTGATCCTGGGCGCGCTGACGCTGGTGGTGCTGTTCCCGCTGCCCGTCGTGCTGGCCCTGCTGCTCAACGAGGTACGCACCGGCGCGCTCAAGCGTCTGGTGCAGACCGTCTCGTACCTGCCGCACTTCCTGTCCATCGTGGTGGTGGCGGGCATCGTCTTCCAGGTGCTCTCGGTCGACGGCATCGTCAACCAGGGACTGAAGGCGCTCGGCGAACAGACGGTGCCCTTCCTGCAACAGCCGGGCTGGTTCCGCACCATCTACGTGACCTCGGAGGCGTGGCAGACCGTCGGCTGGGGCACCATCCTCTACCTCGCCGCGCTGACCACGATCGACCCGGACCTCTACGAGGCGGCCCGCATCGACGGGGCGAACCGCTGGCGGCAGACCTGGCATGTGACTCTGCCGGGCATCCGCCCGACCATGGTGACGCTGCTGATCCTCAACATCGGCACGTTCATGGCGGTCGGCTTCGAGAAGATCCTGTTGCTCTACAACCCACTGACCTATCCCACCGCCGACGTGGTCTCGACCTACCTCTACCGGGTCGGCGTCGTCTCCGGAAGTTTCAGCTACGCGGCCGCGATCGGCCTGTTCGAG
This genomic interval carries:
- a CDS encoding ABC transporter permease, producing MAARTWRQAIRRDWQLYSLAILPLLFFVIFRYLPMVGNVIAFRRYQPGGDIFGERWVGLHYFQMFWDDPTFWQVFTNTLILGALTLVVLFPLPVVLALLLNEVRTGALKRLVQTVSYLPHFLSIVVVAGIVFQVLSVDGIVNQGLKALGEQTVPFLQQPGWFRTIYVTSEAWQTVGWGTILYLAALTTIDPDLYEAARIDGANRWRQTWHVTLPGIRPTMVTLLILNIGTFMAVGFEKILLLYNPLTYPTADVVSTYLYRVGVVSGSFSYAAAIGLFESVIGLILVLSANAISRRTVGTSLW
- a CDS encoding winged helix-turn-helix transcriptional regulator → MAGKRRFDDPCGVARALEVVGERWALLVVRELLLGPKRFTELSRGLPGMSQNVLSQRLRELEESGVVRKRRLGPPVSATAYELSEVGRLLDPVLIALATFGSRLPLPPTDTPMSADAFALALRTTFDSQTSTDGSVELRIDDDVFHASVHDGRFEIARGSATQPDATLTGSVSALRSAVFGGRPLTEDIRVDGDRRAAERFVRLFPRPQPMPGP
- a CDS encoding pyridoxamine 5'-phosphate oxidase family protein; the encoded protein is MELKQGDLRLLETDLARRLLGSTELARVAYVAKDGTPRVFPVMFHWTGDELVFGTFAGSAKIAALRTRPAVALTIDTAGPPPEVLLLRGQATVTDVDGILPEYAAAHHHYYGPEQGARNIADVAQSGRKMVRVGLVPDWVGTLDFVSRFPAALS
- a CDS encoding acetylxylan esterase, with the translated sequence MALFDLPLDQLRRYAPEVPEPADFAEFWATTLGSAAAKPVLIDVRPEPSDLALIDCWDVTFAGFGGDPIRAWYSRPAGRSEALPAVVEFLGYGRGRGLPHERPTYAAAGYAHLLMDSRGQGGQYGTGGDTPDPGGSAYGGPGPVTRGLLDPAEYYYRRLITDAVRAVEAVRALPGVDPSRVAVAGNSQGGGLALAVAGLVADLSAVLSTAPFLCHVQRAIDITDAEPYAEIVRFLAIHREAEDDVRRTLSYMDGVAFARRATAPAQFGVGLRDTVCPPSTVFAAANQYAAEHEVQVYPFNHHEGGEAVHVRRQLRWLCSKLS